CACCGGCGAGCGTGTCTAGTGCACGCAAGTCACCAGCGCATACGTATtgcatgttggcaatgttgtaGTTGACAATCTCCAGTAACCAGCCCGTCTCCTCAGCAATGTTATTGACAACAAACTGCAGAGCTTCTTCGTTGAACGTCTTGGAGATACGGCTGGGGTTGACCGCGCACATGGAGTAGTTGGATCGGCCAGCCTCGTCACGCTCGACGGCGACTTGCATGGTCAGACCACGGTAGAAAACAACCGACACCAGTGACTCGATGGGCATGACATCAGCCAATGCAGCCAGGGCCGAGTATTCACCCAGAGAGTGGCCAGCAAAGGTGCTGTCACGAGGCACGAGGCCCTTTGACTTCATATCCTCGAAACTGGCCTTCTCCATAAGAGTCAGGGCGGGTTGCGTGAATTGAGTGGCCGAAAGCAGACCAGTTGGTGAGCGGTAAGTATAAGAAGTGGTGCTCTCGTCAATCTCCTTGAAAATACGTTCAGATTTGATGGAGccatcagcagccacagtCTCAAAGGTCATGGCCATGTAGTTTTGGCGAATGGCCTTGCCTCTGGGGCCACCAAAGTGGATAGTGAGCTCCTTGGGGTTGTtcttgacaatgttggtGATTGAGAAGCCTAACAATGGTTAGCAGCTGTTCTTGCAATAAAAATGCATGTAAACAAGTATCAGGTGAAAGGCACTTACCATAGTTATCCAGCAGGTACTTATCAGCTCGGTCCCAAACCTCCTTGGCCACAGGGCTGCTACCATACAACTCCATACCCatgccttgctcttgtgaGCCTTGACCAGTAAAGACGTAGGCAGTGACGGGCTGTTCTACTTCGGCCTCACCAAGTAGGACCTTCTCCTCGTTTTCGGTGTTGGTGACCTCAACCTTGATGATCTTGCGACCAGCAACCATACCAACGTGCTGCAACTTCACCTGGATATCGTCGTTGGGAAGGACCATGCCAACAAAGGTTGCGTGGAAGCTGCGGACACGGCCGATATCGTTCTCAGCAGCCCAGGTTTCAACCAAACTTCGGACAGCAGCACTGGAGTACATGCCGTGGGTGATGGTACCCGGAAGGTTGGCATAGGTGGAGAAGACGCGGGAAACGTGAATAGGGTTGTAATCTCCAGAGACGCGAGCATAAGTCTCGTTGGAGGCGGGGGCACGCAGCTGCAGAGGAGTCTTGCCACTGAGAGGGATAGGGTTCTCGAAGAGGATGGGCTGATCCAGGGGAGAGCCGTTACGCTCCAAGTAGTCAATGACGGGGTTTCCATGCGACTCTCCAGCCTCGTAGTCGACACTGGCGACCTGAATGACTTCCTTGGTGGGTAGCTCAAGGAGAACTTGTCCTCGAGTCTCGACACTGCTGAAGACGTTCCTGTTCTTGTAGCGGACCAGAGACTGAAGCTTGAAGGTCAGGGTCTGGCCAAGCAGGTCAATCTCGCTAGGGAGCTCATCAGTGGCGAACCACTGCTTGGAGCGCAGAATAGCAACGTCCTTGGTCGTGGCTAGGTGGACCTGGACGGGGGTCTCAATCTTGCGCTGGAAAGTATTCTCAAAGTCGGTGTACTTGCCGCGGTACAGGAACTGCGACGTCACCTCCATGACAGGCTTCCCATCACGAGAAATAGTACCACAAACCTCGACCATCTTGCCGGCTTCCTGGTTGATCACTGCGTTGACCTGGGCGGTGGTGGCAACCTCGTCACCCTTCTTGAGAGGCTCAGCGCCAGGAATCATGCGGAACTGGTTGGACAAGTGGACCAGCTTAAGCAAGTCACCATCAATGGTGCGAGGGAAGATGGGTTTGGTAATGGCCTTCCATCCAACAACAATGGCAAAGTCCATAGGAGCattgacaatcttgccagGTCTGTCGACGAATGCTTCGCCAGTGTTGCCAACAGCGTGAACAAAGTCATTGATAGCCTCACTGGTGATAGTAGTGCGTCCACCGTCGAATGTGCTGGTGACGAGGGCGTCCAAGTTCAGGGGCTCGTCGCCGAACCACGCCTTCCAGTAGAACTCCTTGATACGATCGTTGCGGTCCTCCATGACTTCGCGGATGGGAGCGTAACCAGCCTCGGGGTGATAGGTGAACTTGAGCGGCATGGCAGCGGGCTTGCCAAGGGCCGTAGTATCCTTGATCAGGTTGACAAGAATCTCATTCTTGCCAACAAGCTTAACCTCGATGACATCGACGTAGTGGTTGTGTCGAGGTTGCTCCCGAACAATGATGGTAGTCTTGGCAGGCTCATTAGGATATTGAATTTCCACAAAAAGACCGCGAGCGGGGGCAAAGATGCGCTTGAGAGGGTTGGTCTGGAACTTCTGGCCCTGGACAACCACATCAGACATGAGAAGAGCGTGGCGCCAGTTGCGGTTAGgaccagccagcaaagccaaCCAGGAATCCACCGAGGGAAGCGAAGCGCCAGCAGCAGAAGACAGGCGGTATGTGTTCTTGTGAGCATCATAGGCAACCGTGAGACCCTCAACGTCGAGGGGAATCTCAGAGTCGACCAACTTGCCGCCAAAATACTCGACGGAAGGAATGGAAGACTCATCATTGCTGTACATGTCTCGGGTGAGCATCTTGATGTGAGTTTCGTGAATGCCGTCGAGAATATCCTTGATAGGCTCATCCACAACAGTTGAGAACCTGACGGCGGCAGGACCCTGGAGGACGCAAGTTCGGCCGACATCCTGGCCAATGACAGCGTCCAAGTCCTCGGACTGCCAAAGAGAGTCCTTCTTGAAGTAGAACTCAAAGTTATCATCAAGGCTGGGAATGAAAGTGACGGGCTTCTGGAAGGGGTTCATGCAAAGCATCAGGAAGTGCTGGACGTCCTGGGCGTTGATGATCTGAGTCTCAGCTTCTGGGTAATTAGAGAGAATGCGCTCCACAGTTGTGAAAGGGTCGTTGAGATCCGAGTAGTTCTGGAGGAGAGACGGCTTTCCGGCGACGCTGGTGAAACGTTCCTCAACACGGTGGATGAAGTCGCCAGTAAACTTGATGTAGCTGGGGTCAATCCAGCGCTTCTGATGCTTGACGTAGAGAAGTTCAACCATACGGCGAACGACATCGCCATAAGTCATATCCTCCAAATCGCAAGCCTTGCCCTCCTTATCGCACCCGAACCAAACCTTTTGGAAGTCGTCGTTGAGGCGCTTGATGATGTAGTCGCGATTCTTCTTGAGCTCTGCAATACGCTTCTCCTTGGGCAAGCTGAAGATCTTCTGGTCCATCTCGGCCCAGAAACGGACACCTCGGGTGGCCAACTTGTGAATTGGTTCACCCATTTCGGAACGAACAGTGATGACACCTCCAGCAGGACCCTTGTAAGTCTTCTCCCACTCTCCGTCTTCGACACCAGGGGCGTCGATAATAGCCTGCTTGGCATCTTTGCTGGTGTGTGCCTCCTTGGCCACCATCATGCGACTGCCGAACAAGCAGCCGTCATAGGGCATGGGAGGATAACCATACTTCTTGGACCACTGTCCGGTGATGTAAGGGTAAGTGTCCTCAGCGCCACCAAAACCACTGCCAGCGACCAGGATAATGTTTTCTTGGCGACGGATGCGGCCGTACATTTGAAGAATGGGCTGATGGAAGTCTTCGAAGGAGTGGtgaccaccaccacgaccaccagTCCACTGCAAGATGACtgggaagttggggttggccttggcgatgttgacgacggcctgaatggcttcaacagAACCTGGCTTGAAGCCAATATGCTTGAGACCGAGAGTCTCAATGTACTCCTGGGCAACCTCGATAGAAGGAACACCAGCACCGATGGTCAAGCCTTCGATGGGAACACCCTCAGCACGGAGCTTACCAATCAGGGGAATCTGCCAAGCCATAGCTCGAGGATTGACGTAGATCAAGTTGACGGTGATACCACGTCCAGAAGGGATTGCCTTTTCAATCTTGAGAAGAGCGTCGGTCATCATGTTACCCATGAAGtaaccaccaccagcaagctCAATATGGTAACCAGCGTTCATGGTAGCAGCAACAAAATCCCAAGGAACGGTAGCAGGAGTCATGCCAGCCACAACAATGGGAGGCAATCCAAGAAGACGACTCATCTTGGTGTCAAGATATTTGCGGCCGCTAGAGGTCTTGACGAGGCGAGGACCAAACTCCTTGACCCAGTCAATGGCATACCGCAACGCGTTCTCTTCGTCTCTATCGAAGATCTCGGGCTTGTAGCCAACCTCATTCATGGTGCCATCAATGGTACCAGCCAGAATGACACGGACGCCAGTACCCTCCTTGTTTCGGCTTGTCAGGGTACCAAGACCAGAAACACCACCGGGGCCAAAGTCCAAGATGTGAGTGGCATCCGGGAAGACAGTGGCCTTCTCCCAGTTGACAGGGGCGCGAGTAATCAGTCGAACCAAAGCAGGGACAATATTGCCCTTGACCTCGTTTCGCAGGTCCTTTCCAGTGTTTGTGTCGAAAACAGGGATGCCAAGATCCTGGGCGTCAATGGAGATGTTTTTGAGATCAGCATCAATCATCTCAGTAGCCTCCGCGAGGTACTTGCTGTGGAAAGGAGCCGTAATGGGGAGGAAGCGGTTGACAAAGCGGACCTTACGCTCTAGGGAACACGGGTCTGGTCTAGGCCAGTGGGAGCCTTGACCTTGCGCAACCGAGAGTTGAGACCGTACAAAGAGGTAGGGGGACCTGTGACAACCAAGTTTCGAGGGCTGTTGATAAGCGAGATGCTGATGTGGCGGTGGGGAGGAAGGTATTCGTTGGTAGCATCAATGTGCTTCTGGACTTCCTGTTGAGAAAGATCGCGAATGCTCAACATGGGCGTGGGGTTGCCCTCGCCATGCTCCATGGACTCACGCAACATGGTAGGAGTCATGGAAGTAGTAGGGAAAGCCTGCTGGCTTCTTGTACCAACCCAGAACAAGATGGACAGCGTTGAGCTCACAATCTCGCGCCATGACTCCCAGGAGTCGGCAGCTGCGGTTGCGGCGGCCATTACAATACCCTGAGAGTGACCAGTGCTACCACTGATGCGCTCGCGGAGCATACCAGGGTGAACACCCAGAACCTTGCAAGTAACCTCATAATGGGCCATCTGGACGAGACCGATCAAGGGGAAGCTGACAGGTGCAGAGATCAGGTATTCAACGTCGGGAGTGGAATCGGGATGCTGTAACCAGTTCATGATATCCAGACCCTTGGGGAACATCTTCTCTGCGCTGGAGTTGGTAGAGAGAGTAATCAGCTGCTCGGCTGATGAGGTGATGAGGTCGCCAACAAAGCTGGAGTAGGTCTGGAAAACCTGGCGAAGTTCATCAAAGtattcttcaatgtttccctGGCCACCAAAAATGGTGTAAATTTCGGCAGAGCCATCGTCGGCGGCTCGGAACAGCGCAGACTCGTGGGGTCGGATAGTTCTGTTAGAAACCGCCCGCGCCATGTAGTAGCAGCGGATAACCTCAAGCTTCTTCAGTTCAATGCCAGGAAGTGAagcggcaatggcatggcattcATTGCCGCGGAGGAAGGCTCGTTCAAATTCATTGAGAACAAGCTTCAGAACCTCTTCGTATGAACCCTGTGcgtcatcctcgccctcctcaacctctttGGCGACAAAGCCGAGATATCGGGCTACCAACTCGGCGACAGATGAAGGCTCGTCATCCTGAGCAAGCTCGTCTGTGGCAGTGGGCAGGGTAGCCACAAATCGGTCTTTAATCTGGGAAGCGTGGAAGTGGAGGCTGGTAGGAACGAGGAATGAGGTTTCGAGAGAGCCGTGGGTGAGGGTCAAGGGTCGAAGAGAGGCGCTGGACCTGGGAGTGGAAATGCCCGTTTGAGGGCCGGTGCCAGTGCCGTACATGTTGAGAATTAATTGCCGGTAGAGTAGAAGGATAAAAGGGTATCGGGCGAATCTGCGAATAGACGAGAAAACTCTCAAGTTAGCTCAACAGTTCCAAGAGAAAGCAAAACGTCTTTCTTCTGCCCCTAGTGGGCGAAGCTGCGGCGCTCCAGGAATTTGCGGCAGTATTGTATGTAACGCACCTATGAATTAAACACGATAATGCAGAATTGGCTCTGTACCTGTCGCTCGTGCAATAACGGTAGAGCGGACGAGCTGAAACTGTTCAATCAAAGACGCAAAAGTTCAGCAAGCTTGGTCGGGGATGGCGACCAAGAAAGTTGAAGCGGTTGCGAGACCGGTGATGAACAGGGAGAAAGAAGCTTCTTCAAGAGCAGGTGTGCAGCAATAACAAATGCCAGCAAGCACCTAGGATGGGCTCAATATGAAGCGTTATTCGGAGGAaagggaggaggatgaggaggcagaATTACAAGGTAAGTTGAGGATTTGAGGTGAGGGGGGTGGAAATGGGATAGACGGATTCTGGAGAAGGCGACAGAAGAGGTGTGAggaaaaaaaagtcaaggtgcTAATACTGGATTACCGCAGCCACACCAGATCTCTCTCAACGCAACATCTAAGTGATGATGGGCCAATGGTCGGGGAGGAAAATCGGGTCAAGACTGGTACTTGATACTTTATGGAGTACAGGTACATGCCACCCGACAGGAACCAaaggggtctggtctggtacagtctggtacagtctggtacaagCGGAACCAGCAAATATGACCAGATGGGAGCCATCAGTTGCGTTCAATCCTTAACATGGAGAACGGCACCTTCTTGCTTGGTGCGAACTGTTACTGTCAAACTGTGACTGTATTCTGTTCACCGCAATGCTTGACAATGGCTATGCATTTGGCTGCACCCCAATGACTGATGATGCCCAAGAAATTGagaggacatggatggatttgatggtCCAGAGACAAGGGTCCAGGCTGGTACCTGGTCTCAGTCTGGGCTGCTTCCTTGTGGACTCGAGGACTGTCCAGCCAGGAGCTTGGGGCGTGGCTCGCCAAAAATTTTTAGTTCTGTTGGGGATAGTCGCAACACCAGGCCCTGCTTGGGTGTCCACAgccagtcaacattgaatcaaggGACCAGTCACGTCTACCTCCCACCCTTTTGCCCTCTCCTGAGGGATGAGCCTTTTGAGCCTTCAAGGTGAGCCAACATCAAAGATTGAACTAGTGGTGCCCCAGCATGTCAAACTGATGCCGTTTTTTATTGCACCAGACGGTACAGTACCGCACAGATTGCTAGATGAATGGATGGTTGCAAGTACTGGTACCTTGGCACATCCCGCAACGCCAACCGTCCATTGTGCAAGCCAGTCGTCACCCCAGATGAGATGGCAACAAACAGGATGCTTAATGTTGAGACGCTGCAACACATTTTGTGGTTCTTTACCATGCAATGCATGCCACATTCTATTTCTGGTTTCGTTGATGCTTCTTGATGATTCCATGTCTACTTCCTCTCGTCCGAACCGAAGCTGCTTTTTGCGATTCT
The genomic region above belongs to Pochonia chlamydosporia 170 chromosome 2, whole genome shotgun sequence and contains:
- a CDS encoding fatty acid synthase beta subunit dehydratase (similar to Aspergillus terreus NIH2624 XP_001213436.1); this encodes MYGTGTGPQTGISTPRSSASLRPLTLTHGSLETSFLVPTSLHFHASQIKDRFVATLPTATDELAQDDEPSSVAELVARYLGFVAKEVEEGEDDAQGSYEEVLKLVLNEFERAFLRGNECHAIAASLPGIELKKLEVIRCYYMARAVSNRTIRPHESALFRAADDGSAEIYTIFGGQGNIEEYFDELRQVFQTYSSFVGDLITSSAEQLITLSTNSSAEKMFPKGLDIMNWLQHPDSTPDVEYLISAPVSFPLIGLVQMAHYEVTCKVLGVHPGMLRERISGSTGHSQGIVMAAATAAADSWESWREIVSSTLSILFWVGTRSQQAFPTTSMTPTMLRESMEHGEGNPTPMLSIRDLSQQEVQKHIDATNEYLPPHRHISISLINSPRNLVVTGPPTSLPDPCSLERKVRFVNRFLPITAPFHSKYLAEATEMIDADLKNISIDAQDLGIPVFDTNTGKDLRNEVKGNIVPALVRLITRAPVNWEKATVFPDATHILDFGPGGVSGLGTLTSRNKEGTGVRVILAGTIDGTMNEVGYKPEIFDRDEENALRYAIDWVKEFGPRLVKTSSGRKYLDTKMSRLLGLPPIVVAGMTPATVPWDFVAATMNAGYHIELAGGGYFMGNMMTDALLKIEKAIPSGRGITVNLIYVNPRAMAWQIPLIGKLRAEGVPIEGLTIGAGVPSIEVAQEYIETLGLKHIGFKPGSVEAIQAVVNIAKANPNFPVILQWTGGRGGGHHSFEDFHQPILQMYGRIRRQENIILVAGSGFGGAEDTYPYITGQWSKKYGYPPMPYDGCLFGSRMMVAKEAHTSKDAKQAIIDAPGVEDGEWEKTYKGPAGGVITVRSEMGEPIHKLATRGVRFWAEMDQKIFSLPKEKRIAELKKNRDYIIKRLNDDFQKVWFGCDKEGKACDLEDMTYGDVVRRMVELLYVKHQKRWIDPSYIKFTGDFIHRVEERFTSVAGKPSLLQNYSDLNDPFTTVERILSNYPEAETQIINAQDVQHFLMLCMNPFQKPVTFIPSLDDNFEFYFKKDSLWQSEDLDAVIGQDVGRTCVLQGPAAVRFSTVVDEPIKDILDGIHETHIKMLTRDMYSNDESSIPSVEYFGGKLVDSEIPLDVEGLTVAYDAHKNTYRLSSAAGASLPSVDSWLALLAGPNRNWRHALLMSDVVVQGQKFQTNPLKRIFAPARGLFVEIQYPNEPAKTTIIVREQPRHNHYVDVIEVKLVGKNEILVNLIKDTTALGKPAAMPLKFTYHPEAGYAPIREVMEDRNDRIKEFYWKAWFGDEPLNLDALVTSTFDGGRTTITSEAINDFVHAVGNTGEAFVDRPGKIVNAPMDFAIVVGWKAITKPIFPRTIDGDLLKLVHLSNQFRMIPGAEPLKKGDEVATTAQVNAVINQEAGKMVEVCGTISRDGKPVMEVTSQFLYRGKYTDFENTFQRKIETPVQVHLATTKDVAILRSKQWFATDELPSEIDLLGQTLTFKLQSLVRYKNRNVFSSVETRGQVLLELPTKEVIQVASVDYEAGESHGNPVIDYLERNGSPLDQPILFENPIPLSGKTPLQLRAPASNETYARVSGDYNPIHVSRVFSTYANLPGTITHGMYSSAAVRSLVETWAAENDIGRVRSFHATFVGMVLPNDDIQVKLQHVGMVAGRKIIKVEVTNTENEEKVLLGEAEVEQPVTAYVFTGQGSQEQGMGMELYGSSPVAKEVWDRADKYLLDNYGFSITNIVKNNPKELTIHFGGPRGKAIRQNYMAMTFETVAADGSIKSERIFKEIDESTTSYTYRSPTGLLSATQFTQPALTLMEKASFEDMKSKGLVPRDSTFAGHSLGEYSALAALADVMPIESLVSVVFYRGLTMQVAVERDEAGRSNYSMCAVNPSRISKTFNEEALQFVVNNIAEETGWLLEIVNYNIANMQYVCAGDLRALDTLAGVTNFLKMQQIDIEEMRSNIEEAKEALRKIIRGCADATLKKPLPLELERGFATIPLRGIDVPFHSTFLRSGVKPFRSFLLKKINKTTIDPSKLVGKYIPNVTAKPFELTKEYFEDVYKLTNSPKIGAVLANWDKYTQEDDGKAVSDSSSSVGYDGPGAAA